In the Microcebus murinus isolate Inina chromosome 14, M.murinus_Inina_mat1.0, whole genome shotgun sequence genome, one interval contains:
- the LOC142875383 gene encoding cadherin-23-like, whose amino-acid sequence MIVCVNERGAVVGAGGGGGLGFHKVTITVGIVKVWDNLFTPGSGGLGRQHPPPVLPKNLEEGRGAELALDGQRGAIVLKATDADEGEFGRVWYRILRGNHGNNFRIHVGSGLLMRGPRPLDREQNSSHVLLVEAYNHDLGPMRSSVRVIVYVEDVNDEAPVFTQQQYSRLGLRETAGVGTSVIVVRATDRDTGDGGLVNYRILSGAEGKFEIDESTGLIITVDYLDYETKTSYLMNVSATDQAPPFNQGFCSVYITLLNELDEAVQFSNASYEAAILENLALGTEVVRVQAYSIDNLNQITYRFDAYTSAQAKALFKIDAVTGVITVKGLVDREKGDFYTLTVVADDGGPKVDSTVVYITVLDENDNSPRFDFTSDSAVSVPEDCPVGQQVATVKARDPDAGSNGQVFFSLASGNIAGAFEIVTTNDSIGEVFVARPLDREELDHYILKVVASDRGTPPRKKDHILQVTILDVNDNPPVIESPFGYNVSVNENVGGGTAVVQVRATDRDIGINSVLSYYITAGNEDMTFRMDRISGEIATRPAPPDRERQSFYHLVVTVEDEGTPTLSVSGRVAGRRGGRASSAFTVSPREPTEGLWCAELGAPSRGGSYSRFSPLGPHRAAQRGDAG is encoded by the exons ATGATCGTGTGCGTGAATGAACGTGGAGCCGTCGTTGgagcgggagggggcgggggtcTAGGCTTCCACAAAGTGACCATCACA GTAGGGATCGTGAAGGTGTGGGACAACCTGTTCACGCCTGGATCCGGCGGGCTAGGGCGCCAGCATCCACCTCCCGTCCTCCCCAAGAACCTGGAGGAGGGTCGGGGAGCAGAGCTGGCCCTGGACGGGCAGCGTGGGGCCATTGTG CTGAAGGCCACGGACGCAGACGAGGGCGAGTTTGGGCGCGTGTGGTACCGCATCCTCCGCG GTAACCATGGCAACAACTTCCGGATCCACGTTGGCAGCGGGCTGCTGATGCGAGGGCCCCGGCCCCTGGACCGGGAGCAGAACTCGTCCCACGTGCTGCTGGTGGAGGCCTACAACCACGACCTGGGCCCCATGCGGAGCTCCGTcagg GTGATCGTGTACGTGGAGGACGTCAACGACGAGGCCCCCGTGTTCACGCAGCAGCAGTACAGCCGCCTGGGCCTTCGGGAGACCGCGGGCGTCGGCACCTCGGTCATTGTCGTCCGAGCCACCGACCGAGACACCG GGGATGGTGGCCTGGTGAACTACCGCATCCTGTCGGGCGCAGAGGGGAAGTTCGAGATCGACGAGAGCACGGGGCTCATCATCACCGTGGACTACCTGGACTACGAGACCAAGACCAGCTACCTGATGAACGTGTCTGCCACCGACCAGGCGCCCCCCTTCAACCAGGGCTTCTGCAGCGTCTACATCACCCTGCTCAACGAGCTGGACGAGGCCGTGCAGTTCTCCAACGCCTCGTACGAGGCCGCCATCCTGGAGAACCTGGCCCTGGGCACCGAGGTCGTGCGGGTCCAGGCCTACTCCATCGACAACCTCAACCAGATCACCTACCGCTTCGACGCCTACACCAGCGCCCAGGCCAAAGCGCTCTTCAAGATCGATGCGGTCACG GGTGTGATCACAGTCAAGGGCCTGGTGGACCGGGAGAAGGGCGACTTCTACACTTTGACAGTGGTGGCCGACGATGGCGGCCCCAAGGTGGACTCCACCGTG GTCTACATCACCGTGCTGGACGAGAATGACAACAGCCCCCGGTTTGACTTCACCTCCGACTCGGCGGTCAGCGTACCTGAGGACTGCCCTGTGGGCCAGCAAGTGGCTACAGTCAAGGCCCGGGACCCCGACGCTGGCAGCAACGGGCAG GTGTTCTTCTCCCTGGCCTCTGGCAACATCGCTGGGGCCTTTGAGATCGTCACCACCAACGACTCCATTGGGGAAGTGTTTGTGGCCAGGCCCCTGGACAGAGAAGAGCTGGACCACTATATCCTCAAG GTTGTGGCTTCCGACCGTGGAACCCCTCCACGGAAGAAGGACCACATCCTCCAGGTGACCATCCTGGACGTCAATGACAACCCTCCGGTGATCGAGAGCCCCTTTGGATACAATGTCAGCGTCAACGAG AACGTGGGCGGAGGCACTGCCGTGGTCCAGGTGAGGGCCACCGACCGTGACATTGGGATCAACAGCGTGCTGTCCTACTACATCACCGCGGGCAACGAGGACATGACCTTCCGCATGGACCGCATCAGCGGTGAGATCGCCACGAGGCCCGCCCCGCCCGACAGGGAGCGCCAGAGCTTCTACCACCTGGTGGTGACCGTGGAGGACGAGGGCACCCCCACCCTGTCGGTGAGTGGCAGGGTGGCGGGACGGAGGGGAGGACGGGCCAGCTCTGCCTTCACCGTGAGCCCTCGCGAGCCTACGGAGGGCCTGTGGTGCGCAGAGCTGGGTGCCCCTTCACGGGGCGGCAGCTACTCTCGATTTAGTCCTCTGGGTCCTCACAGAGCAGCGCAACGGGGTGACGCAGGTTGA
- the VSIR gene encoding V-type immunoglobulin domain-containing suppressor of T-cell activation isoform X1, producing MGVPAAPEAGGRRWGPLLLALFLAASRGLVAAFKVATPYSLYVCPEGQNVTLTCKLLGPVAKGHDVTFYKTWYRSSRGEVQACSERQPIRNVTFHNLHLHHGGHQAANTSQDLAQRHGLESASDHHGNFSITMRSLTPLDGGLYCCLVVEIRHHHSEHRVHGAMELQVQTGKDAPSKCIAYPSSPQESENITAAALATGACIVGILCLPLILLLVYKQRQAASNRRAQELVRMDSNTQGIENPGFEASAPSQGMPEAKPRPPLSYMAQRQPSESGRHLLSEPSTPLSPPGQGDVFFPSLEPVPDSPNFDIV from the exons GTCTGGTGGCAGCCTTCAAGGTCGCCACGCCGTATTCCCTGTACGTGTGTCCCGAGGGGCAGAACGTCACCCTCACCTGCAAGCTCTTGGGCCCTGTGGCCAAAGGACATGATGTGACCTTCTACAAGACGTGGTACCGCAGCTCGCGGGGAGAGGTGCAGGCCTGCTCCGAGCGCCAGCCCATCCGCAACGTCACGTTCCACAACCTACACCTGCACCACGGAGGCCACCAGGCCGCCAACACCAGCCAGGACCTGGCCCAGCGCCACGGGCTGGAGTCGGCCTCCGACCACCACGGCAACTTCTCCATCACCATGCGCAGCCTGACCCCGCTGGACGGCGGCCTCTACTGCTGCCTGGTGGTGGAGATCCGGCACCACCACTCGGAGCACAGGGTCCACGGGGCCATGGAGCTGCAGGTGCAGACAG GCAAAGATGCACCATCCAAATGCATCGCGTACCCATCCTCCCCCCAGGAGAGTGAAA ACATCACGGCTGCAGCCCTGGCGACGGGCGCCTGCATCGTGGGGatcctctgcctccccctcaTCCTGCTCCTGGTCTACAAGCAAAGGCAGGCGGCCTCCAACCGCC GTGCCCAGGAACTGGTGCGGATGGACAG CAACACTCAAGGGATTGAAAACCCTGGCTTTGAGGCCTCTGCACCCTCCCAGGGGATGCCCGAGGCCAAGCCCAGGCCCCCACTGTCCTACATGGCCCAGCGGCAGCCTTCTGAGTCCGGGCGGCACCTGCTATCCGAGCCCAGCACACCGCTGTCTCCTCCAGGCCAGGGGGACGTCTTTTTCCCATCCCTGG AGCCTGTCCCTGACTCCCCAAACTTTGACATCGTCTAG
- the VSIR gene encoding V-type immunoglobulin domain-containing suppressor of T-cell activation isoform X2 — MGVPAAPEAGGRRWGPLLLALFLAASRGLVAAFKVATPYSLYVCPEGQNVTLTCKLLGPVAKGHDVTFYKTWYRSSRGEVQACSERQPIRNVTFHNLHLHHGGHQAANTSQDLAQRHGLESASDHHGNFSITMELQVQTGKDAPSKCIAYPSSPQESENITAAALATGACIVGILCLPLILLLVYKQRQAASNRRAQELVRMDSNTQGIENPGFEASAPSQGMPEAKPRPPLSYMAQRQPSESGRHLLSEPSTPLSPPGQGDVFFPSLEPVPDSPNFDIV; from the exons GTCTGGTGGCAGCCTTCAAGGTCGCCACGCCGTATTCCCTGTACGTGTGTCCCGAGGGGCAGAACGTCACCCTCACCTGCAAGCTCTTGGGCCCTGTGGCCAAAGGACATGATGTGACCTTCTACAAGACGTGGTACCGCAGCTCGCGGGGAGAGGTGCAGGCCTGCTCCGAGCGCCAGCCCATCCGCAACGTCACGTTCCACAACCTACACCTGCACCACGGAGGCCACCAGGCCGCCAACACCAGCCAGGACCTGGCCCAGCGCCACGGGCTGGAGTCGGCCTCCGACCACCACGGCAACTTCTCCATCACCATG GAGCTGCAGGTGCAGACAG GCAAAGATGCACCATCCAAATGCATCGCGTACCCATCCTCCCCCCAGGAGAGTGAAA ACATCACGGCTGCAGCCCTGGCGACGGGCGCCTGCATCGTGGGGatcctctgcctccccctcaTCCTGCTCCTGGTCTACAAGCAAAGGCAGGCGGCCTCCAACCGCC GTGCCCAGGAACTGGTGCGGATGGACAG CAACACTCAAGGGATTGAAAACCCTGGCTTTGAGGCCTCTGCACCCTCCCAGGGGATGCCCGAGGCCAAGCCCAGGCCCCCACTGTCCTACATGGCCCAGCGGCAGCCTTCTGAGTCCGGGCGGCACCTGCTATCCGAGCCCAGCACACCGCTGTCTCCTCCAGGCCAGGGGGACGTCTTTTTCCCATCCCTGG AGCCTGTCCCTGACTCCCCAAACTTTGACATCGTCTAG